One Defluviimonas sp. SAOS-178_SWC DNA window includes the following coding sequences:
- a CDS encoding transglycosylase SLT domain-containing protein: protein MFTRVSRPLALIAMLLPAACVDTAEPEMGRAAFLPAMRWDNRPEAEEWTAATLAALRVEGAVLASTVPADVEGFCPNYASATAPERRAFWAGLFSALAKHESTWNPHAKGGGGRWIGLMQIAPTTAQAYDCDLPAGAGLTDGGANLACAVKIAAAQVGRDGAIVSDGTGGWRGIARDWAPMRVAAKREDVAEWTSAQDYCQG, encoded by the coding sequence ATGTTCACGCGCGTGTCCCGTCCGCTCGCCCTGATCGCGATGCTTCTTCCGGCCGCCTGTGTGGACACGGCCGAACCCGAAATGGGGCGCGCGGCCTTCCTTCCGGCGATGCGATGGGACAATCGGCCCGAGGCGGAGGAATGGACGGCGGCAACGCTTGCCGCCTTGCGGGTCGAGGGCGCGGTTCTCGCCTCGACCGTCCCCGCCGACGTGGAGGGCTTCTGCCCGAACTACGCCTCCGCGACCGCGCCGGAGCGGCGGGCCTTCTGGGCCGGGCTCTTCTCGGCCCTCGCCAAGCACGAGAGCACCTGGAACCCGCACGCGAAGGGCGGTGGCGGCCGCTGGATCGGCCTGATGCAGATCGCGCCGACGACCGCGCAGGCCTATGACTGCGACCTGCCGGCGGGCGCGGGGCTGACCGATGGCGGCGCGAACCTCGCCTGTGCGGTCAAGATCGCGGCGGCGCAGGTCGGACGCGACGGGGCGATCGTCTCGGACGGGACCGGCGGTTGGCGCGGCATCGCGCGCGACTGGGCGCCGATGCGGGTCGCGGCCAAGCGCGAGGACGTGGCCGAGTGGACCAGCGCGCAGGATTACTGTCAGGGCTAG
- a CDS encoding aminopeptidase P family protein yields the protein MFQTFETTARPDQGPPRLAALRRSLVAAGLDGFIVPRADAHQGEYVAPADARLAWLTGFTGSAGFCFVLPSIAGVFIDGRYRTQVKAQVDLAHFTPVPWPDVKAGAWLKEQLPSGGRIGFDPWLHTKKDIAELEDSLEGSGITLCATENFVDTIWSDRPHPPLGPVAIQPLDLAGESAEAKRTRLGAELAAAGQEAAVLTLPDSISWLLNIRGSDIERNPVVQAFGVLHATGRMTLFIAPEKLSDAVRAHLGPDVTLRPPAAFAPALRTLAGPVRVDRATAPLQIALELEEAGIAIAWGADPCLLPKARKNAAEIAGMEEAHLRDGAAMVEFLAWLDAEAPKGRLTEIDVVRALEGFRRATNVLKEISFETICGTGPNGAIMHYRVTEETNRPLRQGEIVVVDSGGQYVDGTTDITRTVAIGPVDPEAKSAFTRVLQGMIAISRLRWPTGIAGAHLDSIARYNLWLAGQDFDHGTGHGVGCYLSVHEGPQRLSRTGDVPLESGMILSNEPGYYREGAFGIRIENLVLVEDAPALPGGDAERRMLGFRTLTWIPIDRRLIDAAALTEAERAWLNAYHAETAERLAPRVSAPARDWLAAATAPL from the coding sequence ATGTTCCAGACCTTCGAGACGACCGCCCGCCCCGACCAGGGCCCGCCGCGTCTCGCAGCCTTGCGCAGGTCGCTGGTAGCAGCCGGTCTCGACGGCTTCATCGTACCGCGTGCCGACGCCCATCAGGGTGAATATGTGGCGCCCGCCGATGCAAGGCTCGCCTGGCTGACCGGGTTCACCGGCTCGGCCGGGTTCTGCTTTGTCCTGCCCTCCATCGCCGGGGTCTTCATCGACGGCCGCTACCGGACGCAGGTGAAGGCGCAGGTGGACCTCGCGCATTTCACTCCGGTGCCCTGGCCCGACGTGAAGGCCGGTGCCTGGCTGAAGGAACAGCTGCCCTCCGGCGGGCGCATCGGGTTCGATCCCTGGCTTCACACCAAGAAGGACATCGCCGAGCTTGAGGATTCGCTCGAAGGATCCGGCATAACCCTTTGCGCAACGGAGAATTTCGTCGACACGATCTGGTCGGACCGGCCGCATCCGCCGCTCGGCCCGGTGGCGATCCAGCCGCTCGACCTTGCCGGCGAAAGCGCGGAGGCCAAGCGCACCCGCCTCGGCGCGGAACTGGCGGCCGCGGGGCAGGAGGCGGCGGTGCTGACGTTGCCGGATTCGATCTCATGGCTTCTCAACATCCGCGGCTCGGATATCGAGCGAAACCCCGTCGTGCAGGCCTTCGGGGTGCTTCACGCGACGGGGCGGATGACGCTGTTCATCGCGCCGGAAAAACTCTCCGACGCGGTGCGCGCGCATCTTGGCCCCGACGTGACGCTCCGCCCGCCGGCGGCCTTCGCGCCCGCCCTGCGCACCCTTGCCGGCCCGGTCCGGGTCGACCGCGCCACGGCACCGTTGCAGATCGCGCTGGAACTCGAAGAGGCCGGCATCGCCATCGCCTGGGGCGCCGATCCCTGCCTGCTGCCCAAGGCCCGCAAGAACGCCGCCGAGATCGCGGGGATGGAAGAGGCGCATCTGCGCGACGGTGCCGCGATGGTCGAATTCCTCGCCTGGCTCGACGCCGAGGCGCCGAAGGGCCGGCTGACCGAGATCGACGTCGTGCGCGCGCTCGAAGGATTCCGGCGGGCGACGAATGTCCTGAAGGAAATCAGTTTCGAGACGATCTGCGGCACCGGCCCCAACGGCGCGATCATGCATTACCGGGTGACGGAGGAAACCAACCGCCCGCTCCGGCAGGGCGAGATCGTGGTGGTGGATTCCGGCGGGCAGTATGTCGACGGCACGACCGATATCACCCGCACCGTTGCGATCGGCCCCGTCGATCCCGAGGCGAAATCCGCCTTCACCCGGGTGTTGCAGGGCATGATCGCGATTTCGCGGCTGCGCTGGCCGACGGGCATCGCGGGTGCCCATCTCGACAGCATCGCGCGCTACAACCTCTGGCTTGCCGGGCAGGATTTCGATCACGGGACCGGGCATGGCGTCGGCTGCTACCTGTCGGTGCATGAGGGGCCGCAGCGGCTTTCCCGGACCGGGGACGTGCCGCTCGAATCCGGGATGATCCTGTCGAACGAGCCCGGCTATTACCGCGAGGGCGCTTTCGGCATCCGTATCGAGAACCTCGTTCTGGTGGAAGACGCGCCGGCCCTTCCGGGTGGTGACGCGGAACGCCGGATGCTCGGCTTCCGCACCCTGACCTGGATTCCGATAGACCGGCGGCTGATCGACGCGGCGGCACTGACCGAGGCGGAAAGGGCATGGCTCAACGCCTATCACGCCGAGACGGCAGAGCGCCTCGCGCCCCGTGTCTCCGCCCCCGCGCGCGACTGGCTGGCGGCGGCGACGGCACCGCTCTGA
- a CDS encoding cytochrome-c peroxidase: MPRSIYGAAVALVCLSGPALAEMTALESLGKSVFFDPNLSVNGNQSCSSCHDPDQGFSSPHGHFSENGAVVQGSVEGRFGNRKPPSAAYASFSPILHHIDDDGVTIVGGAFLDGRATGKKLGSATADQAQGPFLNPVEMALPHAACVVARVLHPADETAYPVSYAGVWGADAVFEIPASITDQCDDTDAQIEIGDDDLTARIDEAFDRIAISLAGFEKSDEVNAFSSRFDAWVAGTVTLSEQERRGFEIFEAEDKGNCAACHVLTPTGREQRAIFTDWTFDNIGVPRNRDNPQGPDYVDPGLGAFLKTDAVYAAYADDVIGAQQVPTLRNLNKRITPDTAKAFMHNGYFKTIEGVVHFYNTRDVLPRCDGDLTESEALAAKCWPAPEVAATMNKDELGDLKLSEAEEADLVAFLKTLDDE, encoded by the coding sequence ATGCCCCGCTCGATATATGGCGCCGCAGTTGCGCTCGTGTGCCTCTCAGGCCCCGCCCTTGCCGAGATGACTGCGTTGGAATCGCTTGGAAAATCTGTGTTTTTCGATCCCAACCTGTCGGTCAACGGCAACCAGTCCTGTTCCTCCTGTCACGATCCCGATCAGGGGTTTTCAAGCCCGCATGGCCATTTCAGCGAAAACGGCGCGGTCGTGCAGGGCTCCGTCGAGGGGCGTTTCGGCAACCGAAAGCCGCCATCCGCGGCCTATGCGTCGTTCTCGCCCATCCTTCACCACATCGACGACGATGGTGTGACGATCGTCGGCGGCGCGTTCCTTGACGGGCGGGCAACGGGCAAGAAGCTCGGCTCGGCCACGGCGGACCAGGCTCAGGGGCCGTTCCTGAACCCTGTCGAAATGGCGCTTCCGCATGCGGCATGCGTGGTTGCGAGAGTGCTGCATCCGGCCGATGAGACTGCCTATCCGGTCAGTTATGCCGGTGTCTGGGGCGCCGATGCGGTGTTCGAGATCCCCGCTTCGATCACTGATCAGTGCGACGACACGGATGCACAGATCGAGATCGGGGACGACGACCTGACCGCCCGGATTGACGAGGCCTTCGACCGAATTGCAATCTCTCTGGCCGGCTTTGAAAAGTCCGACGAGGTCAATGCCTTCTCGTCGCGGTTCGATGCATGGGTCGCCGGAACGGTCACGTTGAGCGAACAGGAACGGCGCGGGTTTGAAATCTTCGAGGCCGAAGACAAGGGCAACTGCGCGGCGTGCCACGTGCTGACCCCGACGGGACGGGAGCAGCGCGCGATCTTCACCGACTGGACGTTCGACAATATCGGCGTGCCGCGCAACCGCGACAACCCGCAGGGCCCCGACTATGTCGATCCGGGCCTTGGTGCGTTCCTCAAGACCGACGCGGTCTATGCCGCCTACGCAGACGACGTGATCGGGGCGCAGCAGGTTCCAACCCTTCGCAACCTGAACAAGCGTATCACGCCCGACACGGCGAAGGCCTTCATGCACAACGGCTATTTCAAGACGATCGAGGGGGTCGTGCACTTCTACAACACGCGCGACGTGCTGCCGCGCTGCGACGGCGACCTGACCGAATCCGAGGCATTGGCGGCCAAATGCTGGCCGGCGCCCGAGGTCGCGGCGACGATGAACAAGGACGAGCTCGGCGATCTCAAGCTCAGCGAAGCAGAAGAGGCCGACCTCGTCGCCTTTCTCAAGACGCTCGACGACGAATAG
- the cobT gene encoding cobaltochelatase subunit CobT: MNKPSDNPADPFKKALAEATKTMADDPELTVSYSVDPPGMTADTMRLPQVSRRMTRDEVLIARGTADAFALRHRFHDVKVAQKYAPAGQMARDLYEAMETARCEAVGARDMPGTLGNIDAKIGAEAERRGYGSIRQAQDAPLAQAAGYLVRHLATGRPMPGAAANVMDLWRPFIEEQAGGTLDHVSDVLADQAAFARLARQVIKDLGYGDQLGDDPDMEDESEGDEAQSEEDQESPDSEQGQEESEEADTSPERSQDEQDDASQAQVSMEEMADMEDGEEAELPEGEAPLEPPPPAPHSDADPNYAVYTTDFDEEIKAEDLAEPAELERLRAYLDQQLEPLKGAVSRLANKLQRRLQAQQNRSWEFDREEGILDAGRLARVVANPTTPLSFKVEKDTEFRDTCVTLLLDNSGSMRGRPISIAAICADVLARTLERCQVKVEILGFTTRAWKGGQSRERWLAEGRPQQPGRLNDLRHIIYKGADAPWRRVRSNLGLMMKEGLLKENIDGEALEWAHRRMLGRPEQRKILMVISDGAPVDDSTLSVNPANYLEKHLRDVIAMVEKRKGVELIAIGIGHDVTRYYQRAVTITDVEQLAGAMTEQLASLFDSDPRARARVMGMKKAG, translated from the coding sequence ATGAACAAGCCCTCAGACAACCCCGCCGATCCGTTCAAGAAGGCCCTCGCCGAAGCCACGAAGACGATGGCCGACGACCCGGAATTGACCGTTTCCTATTCCGTCGATCCGCCGGGGATGACCGCGGACACGATGCGGCTGCCGCAAGTCTCGCGCCGGATGACGCGGGACGAGGTGCTGATCGCACGGGGGACGGCCGATGCCTTCGCGCTTCGCCACCGCTTCCACGACGTCAAGGTCGCGCAGAAATACGCACCCGCCGGTCAGATGGCGCGCGATCTCTACGAAGCGATGGAGACGGCGCGCTGCGAGGCCGTCGGCGCCCGCGACATGCCCGGCACGCTCGGCAATATCGACGCCAAGATCGGCGCCGAGGCGGAGCGGCGCGGCTATGGCTCCATCCGGCAGGCGCAGGATGCGCCCCTGGCGCAGGCCGCGGGTTACCTCGTCCGCCATCTCGCGACCGGCAGGCCGATGCCCGGCGCCGCCGCCAATGTCATGGATCTCTGGCGTCCCTTCATCGAGGAACAGGCAGGCGGCACACTCGACCACGTGTCCGACGTGCTGGCCGATCAGGCCGCCTTCGCCCGCCTCGCCCGGCAGGTGATCAAGGATCTCGGCTACGGCGACCAGCTTGGCGACGATCCGGACATGGAGGACGAGAGCGAGGGCGACGAGGCCCAGAGCGAGGAGGATCAGGAAAGCCCCGACAGCGAGCAGGGGCAGGAGGAGTCGGAGGAGGCCGATACCTCGCCGGAACGCTCGCAGGACGAACAGGACGATGCCTCGCAGGCCCAGGTCTCGATGGAAGAGATGGCCGACATGGAGGATGGCGAGGAAGCGGAGCTGCCCGAGGGCGAAGCCCCGCTGGAGCCGCCACCGCCCGCGCCGCATTCCGACGCAGACCCGAACTACGCCGTCTACACGACTGATTTCGATGAGGAAATAAAGGCCGAAGACCTCGCCGAACCGGCCGAGCTGGAGCGTCTGCGCGCCTATCTCGACCAGCAGCTCGAACCGCTGAAAGGCGCCGTCTCGCGATTGGCCAACAAGCTCCAGCGCCGTTTGCAGGCACAGCAGAACCGGTCCTGGGAATTCGACCGCGAGGAAGGCATCCTCGATGCCGGCCGCCTCGCCCGCGTGGTCGCGAACCCGACGACGCCCCTAAGCTTCAAGGTCGAGAAGGACACCGAGTTCCGCGACACCTGCGTGACGCTCCTGCTCGACAATTCCGGCTCCATGCGGGGCCGGCCGATCTCCATCGCCGCGATCTGCGCCGACGTGCTGGCGCGGACGCTGGAGCGCTGCCAGGTCAAGGTCGAGATCCTCGGCTTCACCACCCGCGCCTGGAAGGGCGGCCAGAGCCGCGAGCGCTGGCTGGCCGAGGGCCGGCCGCAGCAACCGGGGCGCCTCAACGACCTGCGCCACATCATCTATAAGGGGGCCGACGCGCCGTGGCGGCGTGTGCGGTCCAACCTTGGCCTGATGATGAAGGAAGGGCTGTTGAAGGAGAACATCGACGGCGAGGCGCTGGAATGGGCGCACCGGCGAATGCTCGGCCGACCGGAACAGCGCAAGATCCTGATGGTGATCTCCGACGGGGCGCCGGTGGACGACTCAACTCTGTCCGTCAACCCCGCGAACTACCTCGAAAAACATCTCCGCGACGTGATCGCTATGGTGGAGAAGCGCAAGGGCGTCGAACTGATCGCCATCGGCATCGGCCATGACGTGACGCGCTACTACCAACGCGCGGTGACGATCACCGATGTAGAGCAGCTCGCCGGCGCGATGACCGAACAGCTGGCAAGCCTCTTCGACAGCGATCCCCGCGCAAGGGCGCGGGTGATGGGGATGAAGAAGGCGGGCTGA
- the msrB gene encoding peptide-methionine (R)-S-oxide reductase MsrB codes for MNRRQILGAGAAMMALMAAGRGGIAAERFEIMKSDAEWRAILSPAQYRVLREEDTERAFTSPLNDEKRAGTFYCAGCDLPLYSSEAKYDSGTGWPSFWEPLPNAVETRADWGIFGRRTEVHCRRCGGHLGHVFNDGPKPTGKRYCMNGVAMVFRAA; via the coding sequence ATGAACCGCAGACAGATCCTCGGCGCCGGTGCCGCCATGATGGCCCTGATGGCGGCCGGGCGCGGCGGGATCGCCGCCGAGCGTTTCGAGATCATGAAGAGCGACGCGGAATGGCGGGCGATCCTTTCCCCCGCGCAATACCGCGTGCTGCGCGAGGAGGATACCGAACGCGCCTTCACGAGCCCGCTCAACGACGAAAAGCGCGCCGGCACCTTTTATTGCGCCGGATGCGACCTGCCGCTTTATTCGTCCGAAGCGAAATATGACAGCGGCACCGGCTGGCCGAGCTTCTGGGAACCCCTGCCGAATGCGGTCGAGACCAGGGCCGACTGGGGCATCTTCGGCCGGCGGACCGAAGTCCATTGCCGACGCTGTGGCGGGCATCTTGGCCATGTCTTCAATGACGGGCCGAAGCCGACCGGCAAGCGCTATTGCATGAACGGCGTGGCGATGGTGTTCCGGGCCGCCTGA
- a CDS encoding DUF4177 domain-containing protein → MQLYDYKVVPAPNRGEKARGLKTPADRFANALELLMNELGRDGWEYLRADTLPSEERAGFTKRTTVYHAVLVFRRALPGEAGEEAPRKLLTADTPSGKAPPIRLEAEGVAPKIGVPEPEKEKAGADSPES, encoded by the coding sequence ATGCAGCTTTACGACTACAAGGTCGTTCCCGCGCCCAATCGCGGTGAGAAGGCCCGAGGGTTGAAAACGCCCGCCGACCGTTTCGCCAACGCCCTCGAACTCCTGATGAACGAGCTTGGCCGCGACGGCTGGGAATACCTTCGCGCCGACACGCTGCCGTCAGAGGAACGCGCGGGCTTCACCAAGCGGACCACGGTGTATCACGCCGTCCTCGTCTTCCGCCGCGCCCTTCCCGGCGAGGCGGGCGAGGAGGCGCCGCGCAAGCTCCTGACCGCCGACACTCCGTCCGGCAAGGCCCCGCCGATCCGGCTCGAGGCCGAGGGCGTTGCGCCGAAAATCGGCGTACCGGAGCCTGAGAAGGAAAAGGCGGGAGCGGACTCCCCGGAAAGCTGA
- the gatB gene encoding Asp-tRNA(Asn)/Glu-tRNA(Gln) amidotransferase subunit GatB yields MLDLTFEAPKPKVIAGAKADWELVIGLEVHAQVASKAKLFSGASTEFGAEPNSNVAFVDAAMPGMLPVINEFCVAQAVRTGLGLKAEINLFSAFDRKNYFYPDLPQGYQISQLYHPIVGEGEVLVEMGPGIARRVRIERIHLEQDAGKSIHDLDPTMSFVDLNRTGVALMEIVSRPDIRGPEEAAAYVGKLRQILRYLGTCDGNMQNGNLRADVNVSICKPGDYEKYQATGDHSVLGTRCEIKNMNSMRFIQQAIDYEARRQIAIVEDGGKVVQETRLYDPDKGETRSMRSKEEAHDYRYFPCPDLLPLEIEQAWVDDIAASMPELPDAKKARFVGDYGMTDYDANVLTAEVENAAFFEAVAKGRDGKQAANWVINELFGRLNKEGHAIAESPISADQLGGVLDLIAKGEISGKMAKDLFEILWTEGGDPADVAAKHGMKQVTDSGAIEAAVDEVIAANPDQVEKAKANPKLAGWFVGQVLKATGGKANPATVNQLVAQKLGL; encoded by the coding sequence ATGCTCGACCTGACCTTTGAAGCCCCGAAACCCAAGGTGATCGCCGGCGCGAAAGCCGACTGGGAACTCGTCATCGGCCTCGAAGTCCATGCCCAGGTCGCCTCCAAGGCCAAGCTTTTCTCCGGCGCTTCGACGGAATTCGGGGCGGAGCCGAATTCCAACGTCGCCTTCGTGGATGCCGCAATGCCGGGGATGCTTCCCGTCATCAACGAATTCTGCGTGGCGCAGGCGGTGCGCACGGGACTTGGCCTCAAGGCCGAGATCAATCTCTTCAGCGCCTTCGACCGCAAGAACTACTTCTACCCCGACCTGCCGCAGGGCTACCAGATCTCCCAGCTCTACCACCCGATCGTGGGCGAAGGCGAAGTGCTGGTCGAGATGGGGCCGGGCATCGCCCGGCGGGTCCGGATCGAGCGGATCCACCTCGAACAGGACGCCGGCAAGTCGATCCACGACCTCGACCCGACGATGTCCTTCGTCGATCTCAACCGCACCGGCGTGGCGCTGATGGAGATCGTCTCGCGCCCCGACATTCGTGGCCCGGAGGAGGCGGCGGCCTATGTCGGCAAGCTCCGCCAGATCCTGCGCTATCTCGGCACCTGCGACGGCAACATGCAGAACGGCAACCTCCGCGCCGACGTTAACGTCTCGATCTGCAAGCCCGGGGATTACGAGAAATACCAGGCGACGGGCGATCATTCCGTTCTCGGCACGCGCTGCGAGATCAAGAACATGAACTCGATGCGCTTCATCCAGCAAGCCATTGATTACGAAGCCCGCCGCCAGATCGCCATCGTCGAGGATGGCGGCAAGGTCGTGCAGGAAACCCGGCTTTACGATCCCGACAAGGGCGAAACCCGCTCCATGCGCTCGAAGGAAGAGGCGCATGATTACCGCTACTTCCCCTGCCCCGACCTCCTGCCCTTGGAGATCGAGCAGGCTTGGGTCGACGACATCGCCGCCTCCATGCCCGAGCTTCCGGACGCCAAGAAGGCGCGGTTCGTAGGCGACTACGGCATGACCGACTACGACGCGAACGTGCTGACCGCCGAGGTCGAGAACGCCGCCTTCTTCGAGGCGGTGGCCAAGGGCCGCGACGGCAAGCAGGCCGCGAACTGGGTGATCAACGAGCTCTTCGGTCGGCTCAACAAGGAAGGCCACGCGATCGCCGAAAGCCCGATCTCGGCCGACCAGCTTGGCGGGGTCCTCGACCTCATCGCCAAGGGCGAGATCTCCGGCAAGATGGCGAAGGACCTCTTCGAGATCCTCTGGACCGAGGGCGGCGATCCCGCCGACGTGGCCGCGAAGCACGGGATGAAGCAGGTCACCGATAGCGGCGCCATCGAGGCCGCCGTGGACGAGGTCATCGCCGCAAACCCCGATCAGGTCGAAAAGGCCAAGGCCAACCCGAAGCTCGCCGGCTGGTTCGTGGGCCAGGTGCTGAAGGCCACGGGCGGCAAGGCCAACCCGGCCACGGTGAACCAGCTCGTCGCGCAGAAACTCGGGCTCTGA
- a CDS encoding BolA family protein, whose amino-acid sequence MTIAAEIEARLAAAFAPERIEVVDESEAHRGHAGYRDGGESHFRVILRAPVFAGMSRIERHRAVHAAIGADLVGRIHALALDLDA is encoded by the coding sequence ATGACGATAGCGGCGGAAATAGAGGCGCGACTTGCGGCGGCCTTCGCGCCCGAGCGGATCGAGGTCGTGGACGAAAGCGAGGCGCATCGGGGACATGCCGGCTACCGGGACGGGGGAGAGAGCCATTTTCGGGTGATCTTGCGCGCGCCGGTCTTCGCCGGGATGAGCCGGATCGAGCGGCACAGGGCAGTTCATGCGGCAATCGGGGCCGATCTCGTCGGACGCATCCACGCGCTGGCGTTGGATCTCGACGCCTGA
- a CDS encoding DnaJ domain-containing protein produces the protein MTRSDPFGFDISAASDKKKRSKGRRGMSGAFETSTRPCDHAGCDEAGQYRAPKSPDQLEEYFWFCREHIREYNLKWNFFQGQTDEEFQKFLDKDRVWGRQTKPFGKNAQEDRAWARLGIEDPMEILGANATQNPGRSAGRKLPPTERKALEILEARDSWTKIEIRKQYKSLVKDLHPDMNGGDRSDEERLQEVVWAWDQIKDSRNFRE, from the coding sequence ATGACTAGATCCGATCCTTTCGGTTTCGACATTTCCGCCGCTTCCGACAAGAAGAAGCGCAGCAAGGGCCGGCGTGGCATGTCCGGCGCCTTCGAAACCTCCACACGTCCCTGCGATCACGCCGGTTGCGACGAGGCGGGCCAGTACCGCGCGCCGAAATCTCCCGACCAGCTCGAGGAGTATTTCTGGTTCTGCCGGGAACACATCCGCGAATACAATCTCAAATGGAACTTCTTCCAGGGCCAGACCGACGAGGAGTTCCAGAAGTTCCTCGACAAGGATCGGGTCTGGGGGCGTCAGACCAAGCCCTTCGGCAAGAACGCGCAAGAGGACCGCGCCTGGGCGCGGCTCGGCATCGAGGACCCGATGGAGATCCTCGGCGCCAATGCCACACAGAATCCCGGCCGCTCGGCGGGCCGGAAGCTTCCGCCGACCGAGCGCAAGGCACTCGAGATTCTCGAGGCGCGGGACAGCTGGACCAAGATCGAGATCCGCAAGCAGTACAAGAGCCTGGTCAAGGACCTGCATCCCGACATGAACGGCGGCGACCGGTCGGACGAGGAGCGCCTGCAGGAGGTGGTCTGGGCCTGGGACCAGATCAAGGACAGCCGCAACTTCCGGGAGTGA
- a CDS encoding aspartate/glutamate racemase family protein, whose product MAAAGGLHIGLIGGIGVAATVVYYQRLTAAVARLGGQLELTIVHADVQDLIRNNLADRREEQAEIYLRLIDRLKAAGADCAAITSLGGHFCFDETAERSPLPLVSAVAPLDDYFVAEGIHRVGLLGTRVVMRTGLYGQLRKTEAVALDDEIETLGQSYQDMAVAGHCTDAQRTLFLDAGRRMVSGQGAEAVVLAGTDLNLAFDGQDPGYRVIDALDVHVTVLADLATGRRTLDR is encoded by the coding sequence ATGGCGGCCGCCGGTGGCCTCCATATCGGCCTGATCGGCGGCATCGGGGTTGCGGCGACGGTCGTCTATTACCAGCGGCTCACTGCGGCGGTCGCGCGGCTGGGCGGGCAGCTGGAGCTGACCATCGTCCATGCCGACGTGCAGGACCTCATCCGCAACAACCTCGCCGACAGGCGCGAGGAACAGGCGGAGATCTACCTCCGTCTGATCGACCGGCTGAAGGCGGCGGGTGCCGATTGCGCGGCGATTACCTCGCTCGGCGGGCATTTCTGCTTTGACGAGACGGCTGAACGTTCGCCCCTGCCCCTCGTTTCCGCGGTAGCGCCCCTCGACGATTACTTTGTGGCCGAGGGCATTCATCGGGTCGGCCTTCTCGGTACCCGGGTGGTCATGCGCACCGGGCTTTACGGCCAGTTGCGAAAAACCGAGGCGGTAGCGCTTGACGACGAGATCGAGACGTTGGGGCAGAGCTACCAGGACATGGCCGTGGCCGGTCACTGCACCGATGCCCAACGCACGCTCTTTCTTGATGCCGGTCGGCGGATGGTCTCCGGACAGGGGGCCGAAGCGGTGGTGCTCGCCGGCACCGACCTCAACCTCGCCTTCGACGGCCAGGACCCGGGCTACAGGGTGATCGACGCCCTCGACGTTCATGTCACGGTGCTGGCGGATCTCGCGACCGGACGGCGGACACTCGACCGCTGA
- the cobS gene encoding cobaltochelatase subunit CobS, whose amino-acid sequence MADPMLDSHAKPTEEISVRDVFGIDTEMKVKGFADRTERVPDIDPTYKFDPDTTLAILAGFAYNRRVMIQGYHGTGKSTHIEQVAAHLNWPCVRVNLDSHISRIDLIGKDAIKLRDGKQVTEFHEGILPWALRNPVAIVFDEYDAGRADVMFVIQRVLEHDGKLTLLDQNEIITPNPCFRLFATSNTVGLGDTTGLYHGVQQINQAQMDRWSLVATLNYLSHDAETAIVLAKNPHYNTEKGRKQISQMVTVADLTRTAFMNGDLSTVMSPRTVINWAQNAEIFRNLGYAFRLTFLNKCDELERQTVAEFYQRCFDEELPESAASQSIR is encoded by the coding sequence ATGGCGGACCCAATGCTCGACTCTCACGCAAAACCCACCGAGGAAATTTCCGTCCGGGATGTCTTCGGCATCGACACCGAGATGAAGGTCAAGGGCTTCGCCGATCGTACCGAGCGCGTGCCCGATATCGATCCGACCTACAAGTTCGACCCCGACACCACGCTCGCGATCCTCGCGGGCTTCGCCTACAACCGCCGCGTCATGATCCAGGGCTATCACGGCACCGGCAAGTCGACCCATATCGAACAGGTCGCGGCGCACCTCAACTGGCCCTGCGTGCGGGTCAACCTCGACAGCCATATCAGCCGGATCGATTTGATCGGCAAGGATGCGATCAAGCTGCGCGACGGCAAGCAGGTGACCGAGTTCCACGAGGGCATCCTGCCTTGGGCGCTGCGCAATCCCGTCGCCATCGTCTTCGACGAATACGACGCGGGCCGCGCCGACGTCATGTTCGTGATCCAGCGCGTGCTGGAGCATGACGGCAAGCTGACGCTTCTCGACCAGAACGAGATCATCACGCCGAATCCCTGCTTCCGCCTCTTCGCAACCTCGAATACCGTGGGCCTCGGCGACACGACCGGGCTTTACCACGGCGTCCAGCAGATCAACCAGGCGCAGATGGACCGCTGGAGCCTTGTCGCGACGCTGAACTACCTGTCGCACGACGCCGAAACCGCGATCGTTCTGGCCAAGAACCCGCATTACAACACCGAGAAGGGCCGCAAGCAGATCAGCCAGATGGTGACGGTCGCCGACCTCACCCGGACGGCCTTCATGAACGGCGATCTTTCGACCGTCATGAGCCCCCGGACGGTGATCAACTGGGCCCAGAACGCGGAAATCTTCCGCAATCTCGGCTACGCCTTCCGGCTCACCTTCCTCAACAAGTGCGACGAGCTGGAGCGGCAGACCGTCGCCGAGTTCTACCAGCGCTGCTTCGACGAGGAACTGCCGGAAAGCGCGGCAAGTCAAAGCATACGGTAA